A single genomic interval of Spinacia oleracea cultivar Varoflay chromosome 6, BTI_SOV_V1, whole genome shotgun sequence harbors:
- the LOC110791199 gene encoding probable alpha-mannosidase At5g13980, which produces MSKVSTTPSMAVVAMAAFVLVSASIVESKFTVYNTTAKIVADKLNVHLVAHTHDDAGWLKTVDQYYVGSNNSIQGACVQNILDSLIPALLVDKNRKFIYVEQAFFERWWREQSETMQSIVKGLVKSGQLEFINGGMVMHDEAATHYIDMIDQTTLGHQFLKKEFGVTPRIGWQIDPFGHSSVQAYLLGAEVGFDSLFFARIDYQDREKRMAEKSLEVVWQGSKSLGKTAQIFTGAFWQGNYEPPDGFHFEVNDDSPIVQDDPTLFDYNVQDRVNAFVAAAISQANVTRTNHIMWTMGTDFKYQYAHTWFRQMDKLIHYVNLDGRINALYSTASMYTDAKFATQESWPTKTDDFFPYADRINAYWTGYFTSRPALKRYVRDMSGYYVAARQLEYFIGRSQAGPNTDALANALAIAQHHDAVTGTEKQHVAYDYAKRLSIGYQEAEGVVASSIGCLTQSSPVTGCQNPTTKFQQCPLMNISYCPASETDLSQGKHLIVVVYNPLGWKREDIIRIPIKNEDVVVRDSEGRELESQLLPISDVQLSTSNFHVASYLGVTVRDAPKYWLAFAASVPPLGFSTYTVSGVKGAKLTRSSVYTSQGSKKINFDIGSENLKLTFSEENGKLTYHNKQRNLGKNSVEVTYAYYPGYNGTEKDTQASGAYVFRPNGTYVMQSEGKVQSTVMRGPLIDEVHQQISSWIYQITRVHKNKEHVEVEYVVGPIPVEDGIGKEVVTKLSTGMQSDKTFYTDSNGRDFIKRIRDYRSDWELQVNQPVAGNYYPINLGMYLHDDINEFSILVDRSVGGSSILDGQLELMLHRRLLKDDGRGVDEALNETFCAQDKCTGLTVQGKFYFRIDRLGEGAKWRRSFGQQIYSPLLLAFSEQDEDNWLNSHLPTFTGIDSSYSLPENVAMITLQELDGGEVLLRLAHLFEIGEDKDLSSMANVELKRLFPSKKIGKVTETSLSANQEREEMEKKRLVWKSQASSAQTSKVTRGRAIDQAELILELGPMEIRTLLIEFSNKSDRIFDA; this is translated from the exons ATGTCGAAGGTCTCGACCACTCCGTCAATGGCGGTGGTAGCAATGGCGGCATTTGTGTTAGTTTCAGCTAGTATAGTAGAATCAAAGTTTACGGTGTATAATACGACGGCGAAAATAGTGGCGGATAAGCTCAACGTTCATTTAGTCGCTCACACTCACGACGATGCTGGTTGGTTGAAGACCGTTGACCAGTACTACGTCGGCTCGAATAATTCCATTCAG GGAGCATGTGTTCAGAATATACTGGATTCGTTGATTCCGGCATTATTGGTTGATAAGAACAGGAAGTTTATATATGTTGAGCAG GCGTTTTTCGAGCGGTGGTGGAGAGAGCAGAGCGAGACAATGCAAAGCATAGTGAAGGGTCTGGTCAAATCTGGTCAACTGGAATTCAT AAATGGGGGCATGGTCATGCATGATGAGGCAGCTACACACTACATTGATATGATTGATCAAACAACACTTGGACACCAATTTCTTAAGAAAGAATTTGGGGTGACACCGAGAATTGGTTGGCAAATTGACCCTTTCGGACATTCATCTGTACAAGCTTATTTGTTAGGAGCAGAG GTTGGATTTGATTCATTGTTTTTTGCAAGAATAGACTACCAAGACAGGGAGAAACGCATGGCTGAAAAGAGCCTTGAAGTTGTCTGGCAGGGCTCTAAGAGTCTCGGGAAGACTGCTCAG ATCTTTACTGGTGCCTTTTGGCAAGGCAACTATGAACCTCCAGATGGTTTTCATTTTGAAGTTAATGATGATTCTCCAATCGTCCAA GATGACCCTACCTTGTTTGACTACAACGTTCAAGATCGAGTGAATGCCTTTGTCGCTGCTGCAATATCTCAG GCAAATGTTACTCGAACAAATCATATAATGTGGACCATGGGAACAGATTTCAAGTACCAGTATGCTCATACATGGTTCCGGCAGATGGACAAGCTGATTCATTATGTTAACTTG GATGGACGTATCAATGCACTTTACTCAACTGCATCAATGTATACAGATGCAAAATTTGCAACTCAGGAGTCCTGGCCGACAAAAACTGATGACTTCTTCCC ATATGCAGATAGAATTAATGCATACTGGACTGGATACTTTACTAGCAGGCCAGCTTTGAAGCGTTATGTTAGGGATATGAGTGGCTACTATGTG gCAGCAAGACAACTGGAATATTTTATAGGAAGGAGTCAAGCAGGTCCCAACACTGATGCATTAGCGAATGCTTTAGCTATAGCTCAACATCATGATGCAGTTACTGGTACTGAAAAGCAGCATGTAGCTTATGATTATGCAAAGAGACTATCGATTGGTTATCAAGAG GCTGAGGGAGTGGTTGCATCATCAATTGGCTGCTTGACTCAATCTTCCCCTGTTACTGGTTGTCAGAACCCAACAACTAAGTTTCAGCAG TGTCCACTGATGAATATTAGTTATTGTCCTGCATCAGAAACCGATCTCTCTCAAGGAAAACATTTG ATTGTGGTAGTCTATAATCCTCTTGGATGGAAGAGAGAAGATATTATTCGCATTCCT ATCAAGAATGAAGATGTTGTAGTTCGTGATTCTGAAGGAAGGGAACTAGAGTCACAACTTCTTCCTATATCTGATGTGCAATTGAGCACGAGTAACTTCCACGTGGCATCATATTTGGGGGTAACAGTAAGAGATGCACCTAAGTATTGGCTCGCATTTGCAGCATCCGTACCACCTCTTGGTTTCAGCACTTATACAGTATCTGGTGTTAAAG GTGCTAAGTTGACAAGATCATCTGTTTACACTTCTCAAGGGAGTAAGAAGATTAATTTTGATATTGGTTCTGAAAATTTGAAACTTACATTCTCTGAGGAGAATGGAAAGTTGACTTATCATAATAAACAAAGAAACTTG GGTAAGAACTCTGTGGAAGTGACCTATGCTTATTATCCAGGGTACAATGGAACTGAAAAAGATACTCAG GCTTCCGGGGCTTACGTGTTCCGTCCAAACGGCACGTATGTGATGCAGTCTGAGGGAAAG GTTCAATCAACTGTTATGCGCGGTCCTTTGATAGATGAAGTTCATCAACAGATCAGTTCATGGATATATCAG ATCACAAGAGTTCACAAGAATAAGGAGCATGTTGAAGTTGAATACGTT GTTGGGCCTATACCTGTTGAAGATGGGATTGGAAAAGAAGTTGTGACAAAATTGTCTACAGGCATGCAGTCAGATAAGACATTTTACACGGATTCAAATGGACGCGATTTTATTAAAAGG ATTCGTGATTATAGATCAGACTGGGAGCTGCAAGTAAATCAGCCAGTTGCTGGGAACTATTATCCT ATTAATCTTGGGATGTATTTGCATGATGATATCAACGAGTTCTCCATTTTGGTGGATAGATCTGTTGGAGGTTCTAGCATATTGGATGGTCAACTAGAGCTCATGCTCCATAG ACGCTTGCTCAAAGATGATGGTAGAGGTGTTGATGAGGCCCTGAATGAAACATTTTGTGCTCAAGACAAGTGTACGGGCTTAACT GTTCAAGGAAAATTTTATTTCAGAATTGACCGTTTAGGGGAGGGTGCTAAATGGAGGCGTTCGTTTGGACAGCAGATATACTCTCCGCTTCTCTTAGCCTTCAGTGAGCAG GATGAAGACAACTGGTTGAATTCCCATCTACCCACATTTACCGGAATTGATTCTTCTTATAGTTTACCTGAAAATGTTGCTATGATAACCCTTCAG GAGCTTGATGGTGGAGAAGTCCTGCTTCGATTAGCACATCTATTTGAG ATTGGAGAAGACAAGGATCTTTCAAGCATGGCAAATGTAGAGCTGAAAAGACTTTTCCCATCAAAGAAG ATTGGAAAAGTAACGGAGACCAGCCTCTCGGCAAATCAAGAGCGGGAAGAGATGGAGAAGAAGAGACTGGTGTGGAAGTCTCAAGCTTCTTCTGCTCAGACATCCAAAGTGACAAGGGGGAGAGCAATTGATCAAGCAGAGCTGATTCTAGAACTTGGTCCGATGGAAATTCGAACGTTGCTGATTGAATTCAGCAACAAGTCTGACAGAATCTTTGATGCTTGA
- the LOC130463373 gene encoding uncharacterized protein translates to MRNVNPQGQRPRQDRRESRGLFDNYTPLNTPQTTIYNINNKMDGWKRRPPMQSRERNVKKLCDFHNEHGHLTEDCRDLKDNIEDMVRKGYFSQYRARQGNGNYNQAGGNNASSYRPQQQQNQQQYPRIEQPYLPPRIEQWQPETSARAEQRDNGKKPPVFVISGGPVHGGTISGAGRSLEEHRGIIFPHDDPLVLTIDIANANVNRVLVDGGSSANIIFWEAFKQLHILEEELARVNYPVIGFSGSTVYLEGSVRLPVKIGEGSEARDLMVEFLIIKVPAAYNVIISRPFIHDA, encoded by the exons ATGCGAAATGTCAACCCCCAGGGACAGAGACCCCGGCAGGATAGAAGGGAATCCCGGGGACTCTTTGATAATTACACTCCGTTGAACACACCACAGACGACAATCTACAACATAAATAACAAGATGGACGGTTGGAAAAGGCGTCCACCAATGCAGAGTAGGGAAAGAAATGTCAAAAAATTATGCGACTTCCATAATGAGCATGGCCATCTCACAGAGGACTGCAGAGACCTCAAGGACAACATCGAGGACATGGTGAGAAAGGGGTATTTCTCACAGTATAGGGCAAGACAAGGCAATGGTAACTATAACCAGGCCGGAGGAAACAATGCCAGTTCCTACCGGCCGCAACAAcagcaaaatcaacaacaataccCCAGAATCGAGCAGCCTTATCTACCACCCAGAATAGAGCAGTGGCAACCAGAAACCAGTGCTAGAGCAGAGCAAAGGGATAACGGGAAAAAACCGCCTGTGTTTGTCATCTCTGGCGGCCCAGTCCATGGAGGGACAATAAGCGGCGCTGGTAGAAGTTTAGAAGAACATAG GGGTATCATTTTCCCACATGATGACCCACTGGTCCTCACAATTGATATAGCAAATGCTAATGTGAATCGAGTGCTGGTAGACGGAGGTAGCTCAGCAAACATCATATTCTGGGAAGCATTCAAGCAATTACACATACTAGAGGAAGAGTTGGCGAGGGTGAATTACCCGGTAATCGGTTTCTCTGGGTCTACAGTGTACCTAGAAGGTAGCGTCAGGCTGCCAGTGAAAATTGGGGAAGGATCTGAGGCACGAGACCTCATGGTAGAATTCTTGATCATCAAAGTCCCGGCGGCCTATAATGTGATCATCAGTCGCCCGTTTATACACGACGCGTAG